Proteins found in one Chloroflexota bacterium genomic segment:
- a CDS encoding dihydrofolate reductase, translating into MRKVVAGLFISLDGVTESPDKWQFDHFDEDMMASMSAHIAGEDTILLGRVTYEEWAPYWPTSTDEPYASHINSTPKYVVSTTLNKVEWKNSTLIKRNLAEEITKLKQQPGKNIGVAGSPTLVRSLLQNDLLDELILMVHPVVVGNGKRLFKDGGALKRLRLVDSKATRTGVMLLTYEPLKK; encoded by the coding sequence ATGAGAAAAGTAGTTGCAGGACTGTTCATATCCCTGGACGGCGTCACGGAATCGCCCGATAAATGGCAATTCGATCACTTTGACGAAGACATGATGGCGAGCATGAGCGCACACATTGCCGGAGAGGACACCATTCTTCTCGGGCGGGTGACCTATGAGGAGTGGGCGCCCTATTGGCCGACTTCAACCGACGAGCCGTATGCCAGCCACATTAACAGCACGCCCAAGTATGTTGTCTCAACAACTTTGAACAAGGTCGAGTGGAAGAATTCGACGCTGATCAAGAGAAACCTCGCGGAAGAAATCACCAAGTTGAAACAGCAACCCGGCAAGAACATTGGCGTCGCCGGTAGTCCCACACTTGTTCGATCCTTGCTACAGAACGATCTCCTCGATGAGCTTATACTCATGGTCCATCCGGTCGTCGTGGGCAATGGCAAGCGTCTCTTCAAGGACGGGGGCGCTCTGAAGAGATTGAGACTGGTGGATTCAAAGGCAACCCGTACGGGCGTCATGCTCCTCACCTATGAGCCGCTCAAAAAATAA
- a CDS encoding dihydrofolate reductase, with protein MAKTIVAQTMSLDGFIAAPDDDVSPIFGWYMAGDTDLPIVGVPRVFQVSKASAALIRKEWDSIGAIVTGRRDFDVSDAWGGIPPLGVPIFIVTHNPPSKWSKKGSPFTFVTDGVESAVAQAKQVANGKNVSIGGSKVVQQCLLAGLVDEIAIDLAPVLLGSGIRLFDNLDSKRIELEYTGVVEGTGVTHLRFRVLK; from the coding sequence ATGGCTAAAACTATTGTTGCCCAAACGATGTCTTTGGATGGCTTTATTGCCGCTCCGGACGATGATGTTTCGCCAATTTTTGGCTGGTATATGGCTGGCGATACTGATCTTCCTATCGTGGGTGTGCCCAGGGTGTTTCAAGTGTCCAAGGCAAGTGCGGCGCTGATCCGCAAAGAATGGGACTCAATCGGCGCGATCGTTACAGGACGACGGGACTTTGATGTCTCAGATGCGTGGGGCGGTATTCCACCCTTAGGTGTGCCAATATTTATCGTTACCCACAATCCGCCAAGTAAATGGAGCAAAAAAGGATCACCATTTACGTTTGTTACAGATGGTGTCGAAAGCGCCGTGGCTCAGGCAAAGCAAGTTGCCAACGGCAAAAACGTTAGTATCGGTGGCTCGAAAGTCGTGCAACAGTGTTTGCTTGCGGGACTTGTTGATGAGATCGCGATTGATCTCGCGCCAGTTCTGCTTGGCTCTGGTATTCGACTGTTCGACAACTTGGATAGCAAGCGAATCGAACTGGAATACACCGGCGTTGTCGAAGGCACAGGCGTGACACATCTCAGATTCCGTGTTCTGAAATAG
- a CDS encoding MFS transporter, with translation MKTFYHLLANTLIANVTNMTVWFALVFFVYLETRSVIATAFVSGIYLVAVALSGFWFGSLVDHYKKKHVMLLSGFVSLFIYAIGFAMYLAAPSETFKNPASVTLWIFVPLLLLGVIAGNIRAIALPTLITILIPEDGRDKANGLAGTATGIGFLIVSAISGFLVGHSGMYLVLILAMAMMIASIVHLYTLTIPEKEIAHLDGKPAKLDIRGTLMIISAIPGLFALIFFTTFNNFLGGVFMGLMDAYGLSLVSVQVWGVLWAFLSCGFIVGGLFIAKWGLGKNPLWALFAANICIWTISSVFTIQPSIVLLTAGMFIYLSVAPFIEAAEHTIIQKVVPPERQGRVFGFAQSVEMAASPLTTFLIGPLAELVFIPFMTTGAGVALIGSWFGIGADRGIALVFTLTGIIGLGVTLIAMNTKSYRLLSNHYMADENQVVFEGETT, from the coding sequence ATGAAGACGTTCTATCATCTTCTCGCGAATACGCTCATTGCCAACGTCACGAATATGACAGTCTGGTTCGCGCTGGTGTTTTTCGTCTACCTGGAAACGCGCTCGGTCATTGCAACCGCCTTCGTCTCCGGCATCTATCTAGTCGCGGTTGCGCTTTCCGGATTCTGGTTCGGCAGTCTGGTTGACCACTATAAGAAAAAGCACGTGATGCTCCTCTCCGGCTTTGTGTCACTGTTCATCTACGCTATCGGATTTGCCATGTATCTCGCGGCGCCGTCCGAGACTTTCAAGAATCCTGCTAGCGTCACGCTGTGGATCTTTGTACCCTTACTTCTTCTGGGCGTGATCGCGGGAAACATCCGCGCCATCGCGCTGCCAACCCTCATCACGATTCTCATCCCCGAGGATGGGCGGGACAAGGCGAACGGACTTGCTGGGACAGCCACCGGGATCGGATTTCTCATCGTTTCAGCCATCAGTGGATTCCTGGTGGGACATTCAGGCATGTATCTGGTGCTCATCCTCGCGATGGCGATGATGATTGCTTCGATCGTACATCTTTACACGCTGACCATTCCGGAAAAAGAAATTGCGCACCTCGATGGGAAGCCGGCGAAGCTGGATATTCGCGGGACGCTGATGATCATCTCGGCGATTCCCGGCTTGTTCGCGTTGATCTTTTTCACGACCTTTAATAATTTCCTGGGCGGCGTGTTCATGGGTCTCATGGACGCGTACGGACTCTCTCTCGTTTCGGTCCAGGTGTGGGGAGTACTGTGGGCGTTTCTCAGTTGCGGGTTTATCGTGGGCGGACTCTTCATCGCCAAATGGGGGCTTGGCAAAAATCCGCTGTGGGCATTATTCGCCGCCAATATCTGTATCTGGACGATCAGCAGTGTCTTTACCATCCAGCCCTCCATCGTACTTCTGACGGCGGGTATGTTCATTTACCTGTCCGTAGCGCCTTTCATCGAAGCGGCGGAACATACGATCATTCAGAAGGTCGTTCCGCCGGAACGCCAGGGGAGGGTGTTCGGATTCGCGCAGAGCGTTGAGATGGCGGCATCACCCCTGACCACGTTTCTCATCGGTCCGCTCGCGGAGCTTGTCTTCATCCCGTTCATGACCACCGGAGCCGGCGTTGCGCTCATCGGCAGTTGGTTTGGTATCGGCGCGGATCGCGGCATCGCGCTTGTCTTCACACTGACCGGCATCATCGGGCTTGGGGTGACGCTGATCGCGATGAATACAAAGAGCTATCGGTTGCTTTCGAACCACTACATGGCTGATGAAAACCAGGTTGTGTTCGAGGGAGAGACAACATGA
- a CDS encoding DUF1801 domain-containing protein: protein MKSKVGFNSIGEYIATFPEEIQKILEELRATIKAAAPDAEEKIAYQMPTFDLNGRHLVHFSAWKNHIGMYPIPAGNKAFKKEISQYEGAKSSLNFPIDKPLPLKLISKTVKFRVAENLK, encoded by the coding sequence ATGAAAAGCAAAGTCGGTTTTAATTCAATTGGTGAATACATTGCAACCTTTCCTGAAGAAATACAAAAAATATTGGAAGAATTGCGGGCGACCATAAAAGCCGCTGCTCCTGACGCAGAAGAAAAAATTGCCTATCAAATGCCCACATTCGATCTGAACGGCAGGCATTTGGTACATTTCTCCGCCTGGAAAAATCATATCGGAATGTATCCGATACCCGCCGGCAATAAAGCATTCAAAAAAGAAATATCGCAATATGAAGGCGCAAAGAGTTCACTAAATTTTCCAATAGACAAACCATTGCCGCTGAAATTGATAAGCAAAACCGTTAAATTTAGAGTTGCTGAAAACCTAAAATAA
- a CDS encoding DUF3224 domain-containing protein — MFLRDFVVKDRWFVVPGSGTGDLQGLRSRGEFEISGQGPFPISFEYAFK, encoded by the coding sequence GTGTTCCTTCGTGACTTTGTTGTAAAGGATCGTTGGTTCGTCGTGCCAGGTTCCGGGACGGGTGATCTGCAAGGGTTGCGTAGCCGCGGAGAATTTGAAATCTCCGGGCAGGGACCATTCCCCATCAGTTTCGAGTACGCGTTCAAGTGA
- a CDS encoding VOC family protein yields MKQITTFLMFDGKAEQAMNFYVSLFADSAIKSILSQDGQVLMPLGAYPFSKKYAWINDKFGVSWQLMLAGA; encoded by the coding sequence ATGAAACAGATTACAACTTTTCTGATGTTCGATGGCAAAGCCGAACAAGCCATGAATTTTTACGTCTCTTTGTTCGCGGATTCGGCGATCAAGAGCATTTTGTCTCAGGATGGACAGGTCCTTATGCCGCTCGGCGCGTACCCATTCAGCAAAAAATACGCGTGGATCAACGACAAATTCGGCGTGTCCTGGCAGTTGATGCTCGCCGGCGCGTAA
- a CDS encoding DNA-binding protein encodes MNSKQNDRPASDLPLGLASPARRALAGAGIARLEQLTKFSEDEVKQLHGIGPNALAQLHRALRAKGLSFADRKSRRILV; translated from the coding sequence ATGAATAGTAAACAGAACGATCGTCCGGCAAGCGACCTTCCGCTGGGACTGGCTAGTCCGGCGCGACGGGCGCTCGCTGGGGCTGGCATCGCGCGACTCGAGCAGTTGACCAAGTTCAGCGAGGACGAGGTCAAGCAATTACATGGCATCGGACCCAATGCGCTCGCTCAACTCCATCGCGCGTTGCGCGCCAAAGGACTCTCGTTCGCCGATAGGAAATCTAGAAGGATACTTGTATGA
- a CDS encoding DUF4287 domain-containing protein, with amino-acid sequence MSDNDKKKFQSYLDNIQAKTGKTPADFRALAKEKGLTKAGAIVAWLKQDFGLGYGHAGAIWQVIGHADDVKASPADRIEKLFAGKKAKWRKAYAALEKRVRKFGADVAVASNMTYINLRRGCKKFAIVQTTDDRLDIGIKLKGVAPAGRLEAAGSWNAMVTHRVRISDPKQIDAQVLTWLKRAYDNQKEKTA; translated from the coding sequence GTGTCTGACAACGATAAGAAAAAATTCCAGTCCTACCTCGACAACATCCAAGCCAAGACCGGCAAGACGCCGGCTGACTTTCGCGCGCTTGCCAAAGAAAAAGGGTTGACAAAAGCCGGCGCGATCGTCGCTTGGCTCAAGCAAGACTTTGGGCTTGGCTATGGTCACGCCGGAGCGATATGGCAAGTGATCGGTCACGCCGACGACGTCAAAGCCAGCCCAGCAGACCGGATCGAGAAATTGTTCGCAGGCAAAAAAGCCAAGTGGCGCAAGGCATACGCTGCACTCGAGAAACGGGTTCGCAAGTTTGGCGCGGATGTCGCGGTGGCGTCCAACATGACGTACATCAATCTGCGCCGCGGCTGCAAGAAATTCGCCATCGTGCAAACAACAGACGATCGCTTGGACATCGGCATCAAACTCAAAGGCGTCGCGCCAGCCGGACGGCTTGAAGCTGCCGGATCGTGGAACGCCATGGTCACTCATCGCGTACGCATCAGCGACCCAAAACAAATTGACGCTCAAGTGCTCACGTGGTTGAAACGGGCGTACGATAATCAAAAGGAGAAAACAGCATGA
- a CDS encoding FAD-binding oxidoreductase, with protein MKGRNSLTKKNRSISAETNPTISIPQLRAVLTSRVIAPDDTNYDQARAVFMGGIDRRPAVIVRVANATDVSRVISFARESGLELAVRSGGHSGAGHGTTDGGIVLDLSDMRALDINREQCTAWAETGLTAGEYTTKANAYGLATGFGDTGSVGIGGLTLGGGIGYLVRKYGLTIDDLLAAELVTADGQLLCVDAETHPDLFWAIRGGGGNFGVATRFQFRLHELDTIVGGMLLLPATPDVIASFIAEAEAAPDELSTIANIMPAPPMPFVPTEHHGKLVIMALMVHAGGGQAGERAIAPFKALATPIVDMVRQMRYPEIYPPDDPNYHPVAANRTMFVNTVNRSVAETILDHLQSSTASMRVAQIRVLGGAMARVPNDATAFAHRKSRILVNVAALYERSDDQATHESWVSEFATTLRQDEGGAYVNFLGDEGEARIRVAYPGTTWDRLAAIKRRYDPTNFFRLNQNIPPAIK; from the coding sequence ATGAAAGGGAGAAATAGCTTGACGAAAAAGAATCGTTCAATATCGGCAGAGACCAATCCCACCATCTCGATCCCACAACTACGCGCCGTCCTCACGAGTCGAGTGATCGCGCCGGACGACACGAATTACGACCAGGCGCGCGCTGTATTCATGGGCGGGATAGACCGCCGACCCGCGGTCATTGTCCGGGTCGCGAACGCGACGGATGTTTCACGCGTCATTTCATTCGCGCGTGAGAGCGGACTCGAACTGGCGGTTCGCAGCGGCGGTCACAGCGGCGCTGGGCATGGCACCACAGATGGCGGGATCGTGCTCGATCTCTCGGACATGCGGGCGCTGGACATCAATCGCGAACAATGCACCGCGTGGGCTGAGACGGGATTGACTGCCGGCGAATACACGACCAAAGCGAATGCCTATGGTTTGGCGACCGGGTTCGGCGACACTGGCTCGGTCGGTATCGGAGGGCTTACGCTTGGGGGCGGTATTGGCTACCTCGTCCGCAAATATGGACTCACGATTGACGACCTGCTGGCTGCCGAGCTTGTGACCGCGGATGGTCAGCTCCTCTGTGTAGACGCCGAAACGCATCCAGACCTCTTTTGGGCGATTCGCGGCGGCGGCGGCAACTTTGGCGTCGCGACACGTTTCCAGTTTCGGTTGCACGAACTCGATACAATCGTGGGCGGGATGCTGCTCCTGCCCGCGACGCCCGACGTCATCGCCTCGTTCATCGCCGAGGCGGAAGCCGCGCCGGATGAGCTTTCAACCATCGCGAATATTATGCCCGCGCCACCGATGCCGTTCGTGCCGACCGAGCACCACGGAAAACTTGTCATCATGGCGCTCATGGTCCACGCTGGCGGCGGACAAGCCGGCGAGCGCGCCATCGCACCTTTCAAGGCGCTCGCTACACCGATCGTTGACATGGTGCGGCAGATGCGCTACCCGGAGATTTATCCGCCGGACGACCCGAACTATCACCCCGTCGCGGCGAATCGCACGATGTTCGTCAACACCGTCAATCGTTCTGTGGCTGAGACGATCCTCGATCACCTCCAGAGTTCGACCGCGTCGATGCGCGTGGCGCAGATTCGCGTACTCGGTGGAGCGATGGCGCGCGTGCCTAATGATGCTACTGCGTTCGCTCACCGCAAGTCAAGAATCTTGGTGAATGTCGCCGCGCTTTACGAACGATCCGACGACCAAGCCACGCATGAATCCTGGGTCAGCGAGTTTGCGACGACACTGCGACAGGATGAAGGCGGCGCATACGTCAACTTTCTTGGCGACGAGGGCGAGGCGCGTATCCGCGTGGCATACCCGGGGACAACCTGGGATCGGCTGGCGGCGATCAAGCGTCGCTACGACCCGACCAACTTTTTCCGGCTCAACCAGAACATTCCGCCGGCGATCAAGTAG
- a CDS encoding SDR family oxidoreductase, with product MLLENKVALIYGAGGPIGGAVARAFAREGARVFLAGRTKAKLDKVADEIRSIGGVADTAVVDALDERTVDEYVDALVEQAGRIDISFNLISYGDIQELLTEIAVEDFLQPITNAMRTHFLTTRAAARHMVKRGSGVILAFGGNGAQTLPGLGGFKVALDAIEGLRRQWACELGRHGIRVVTLKTGGVPESIPDTFAGKNEITTAIQKATLLNRAATLDDVGNVATFVASDHARTMTATEVNISCGALMD from the coding sequence ATGTTGCTCGAGAACAAGGTTGCCTTGATCTACGGCGCGGGTGGTCCGATTGGCGGTGCAGTGGCACGCGCCTTTGCCCGCGAGGGTGCCAGGGTCTTCCTCGCCGGTCGCACCAAGGCAAAGCTCGACAAGGTTGCCGACGAGATCCGCTCGATTGGCGGAGTAGCGGATACCGCTGTCGTTGATGCCCTCGACGAGCGGACAGTTGACGAGTATGTTGATGCGCTGGTCGAGCAAGCCGGGCGCATTGATATCTCATTCAACCTCATCTCGTACGGAGACATCCAGGAGCTGCTGACCGAGATAGCGGTTGAGGATTTCTTGCAACCGATCACGAACGCAATGCGGACGCATTTCCTGACTACCAGGGCAGCCGCCCGACACATGGTCAAGCGCGGGTCGGGAGTGATCCTGGCGTTCGGCGGAAACGGCGCGCAAACTCTCCCTGGGCTGGGTGGTTTCAAAGTCGCTCTCGACGCCATCGAGGGTCTGCGCCGGCAATGGGCATGCGAACTGGGACGGCACGGCATCCGCGTCGTCACGCTGAAAACGGGAGGCGTGCCCGAGTCCATCCCTGATACCTTCGCCGGAAAGAACGAGATCACCACTGCGATTCAGAAAGCCACCTTGCTGAACCGAGCAGCAACCCTGGATGATGTGGGCAACGTGGCGACCTTCGTCGCCTCAGATCACGCTCGCACCATGACCGCCACAGAAGTGAACATCTCCTGCGGCGCGCTGATGGATTAG
- a CDS encoding DUF1801 domain-containing protein — translation MKKTDSKNDLTPSQHIDMQIKELADWRGKMLARLRKLILEAAPDLAEEWKWGTAVWSHKGNVVAAGAFKDHVKLNFFKGASLKDPKRLFNAGLDAKATRAIDFGEGDDIDESALKELIRAAVAFNTTGNKKK, via the coding sequence ATGAAGAAAACAGATTCGAAAAATGATTTGACTCCGTCTCAACACATAGACATGCAGATCAAAGAACTTGCCGACTGGCGCGGCAAAATGCTTGCGCGATTACGCAAACTGATCCTGGAAGCCGCGCCTGACCTTGCCGAGGAATGGAAGTGGGGCACGGCAGTGTGGTCGCATAAAGGAAACGTTGTTGCCGCCGGCGCTTTCAAGGATCACGTCAAGCTCAACTTTTTCAAAGGCGCTTCCTTGAAGGACCCGAAGCGTCTCTTCAATGCTGGGCTGGATGCAAAAGCCACGCGCGCCATTGATTTCGGCGAAGGCGACGACATTGATGAGTCCGCCTTGAAGGAACTCATTCGTGCCGCGGTCGCGTTCAATACAACCGGCAACAAAAAGAAATAA
- a CDS encoding VOC family protein encodes MTKNNQKKIAPFLWFDDQAEEAANFYVSIFDNSKIVSTTRYGEGGPGPKGRVMTVEFELDGQGFIGLNGGSQFKFTEAISFSVSCKTQEEVDKFWAKLSEGGEEGPCGWLKDKYGLSWQINPTILGEMLGDQDPEKAKRVMEAMLNMKKIDIKTLKQAYDQQ; translated from the coding sequence ATGACAAAAAATAATCAGAAAAAAATCGCCCCATTCTTGTGGTTCGATGACCAAGCCGAGGAGGCGGCGAATTTCTACGTCTCGATTTTCGACAATTCGAAGATTGTGAGTACCACTCGTTATGGAGAAGGGGGACCAGGACCGAAAGGCAGGGTGATGACTGTCGAATTCGAGCTTGATGGACAGGGGTTCATCGGCTTGAACGGTGGGTCCCAATTCAAGTTCACTGAAGCCATATCGTTTTCGGTGAGCTGTAAGACGCAAGAAGAAGTAGACAAGTTTTGGGCAAAGCTTTCTGAAGGCGGAGAAGAAGGACCGTGCGGCTGGCTGAAAGACAAATATGGTTTGTCATGGCAGATCAATCCCACGATCCTTGGCGAGATGCTCGGCGACCAGGATCCCGAGAAGGCGAAAAGGGTCATGGAAGCCATGCTCAACATGAAGAAGATTGACATCAAAACTTTAAAGCAGGCGTATGATCAACAATAA
- a CDS encoding DUF1697 domain-containing protein translates to MNTFIALLRGVNVGGNTILPMRDLVDVLEGLGLKKVKTYIQSGNVVFQSAPANATDLSRKISAAIEKARGLSPQVLLLGIKELQAAIARNPFPQGVHEPKSLHLFFLDSIPRKPDLETLETIKTKSEQFKLINQVFYLYAPDGIGRSKLAAKVEKALGVAVTARNWRTVSEVMSIATAVADDA, encoded by the coding sequence ATGAACACATTCATCGCGTTGCTGAGAGGCGTCAACGTTGGCGGCAACACCATCCTGCCGATGCGCGACCTGGTAGATGTGCTTGAAGGTCTGGGTTTGAAAAAGGTCAAGACCTATATTCAAAGCGGCAACGTGGTTTTTCAAAGCGCGCCGGCGAATGCCACTGATCTGTCGCGGAAAATCAGCGCCGCGATAGAAAAAGCGCGCGGCTTGTCGCCCCAGGTGCTCTTGCTTGGCATCAAAGAACTGCAAGCGGCGATTGCAAGGAACCCATTTCCCCAAGGCGTGCACGAACCAAAATCGTTGCATCTCTTTTTCTTGGATTCCATTCCGCGCAAGCCGGATTTGGAAACTCTTGAAACGATCAAAACAAAGAGTGAGCAGTTCAAGCTCATCAATCAAGTGTTCTATCTCTACGCCCCTGATGGGATCGGACGTTCTAAACTCGCCGCGAAAGTTGAAAAGGCGTTGGGCGTAGCGGTAACAGCTCGAAACTGGCGGACGGTTAGTGAGGTCATGTCAATCGCGACGGCGGTAGCGGATGATGCGTAA
- a CDS encoding DNA translocase FtsK: protein MDKRLLNLQADKIEAVLIAHKAPARVWGGRLTPRTVQFHLAPTATTKLTRLEALTEEVALALGVSNARLTRTNGTLSLEVPRTDSRFVTLAELEAQLQRDDATRRALACAGTAVLGLDSEGVPLLLRLSSPDVAHVLIAGTTGSGKTELARTIIASLTAHQKPRDLQLALFDPKRHGLAPFAQLPHLLFPIVADVEETLARLRYLVTEMERRERDPLHVTRPRIVVVMDELADALQTGGAPLEAALTRLVQRGRSAGVSVIACTQKPTASAVGTLIKANFPVRLVGRVAGSEDARVAAGIGGTGAEKLAGRGDFILIAGGQMIRFQAAQIKADQVARKSMSYVTEPVRAPMLGRMLGGLRRVK from the coding sequence ATGGACAAACGTTTGTTGAACCTTCAAGCCGACAAGATCGAGGCAGTGTTGATCGCGCACAAAGCGCCGGCGCGCGTGTGGGGCGGACGGCTCACGCCGCGTACGGTGCAGTTTCATCTTGCGCCGACTGCCACGACGAAACTGACGCGGCTCGAAGCGCTCACGGAGGAGGTCGCCTTGGCGCTCGGAGTTTCCAATGCGCGGCTCACGCGCACGAACGGAACGCTCTCGCTCGAAGTGCCGCGCACCGATTCGCGCTTTGTGACGCTGGCGGAACTGGAAGCGCAGTTACAGCGCGATGACGCGACGCGGCGCGCGCTCGCGTGCGCGGGCACCGCGGTGCTCGGACTCGACAGCGAAGGCGTCCCGCTCTTATTGCGCTTGTCGTCGCCCGATGTCGCGCACGTGCTCATCGCCGGTACGACCGGCAGCGGCAAGACCGAACTCGCGCGCACGATCATCGCGTCGCTCACCGCGCACCAAAAACCGCGCGATCTGCAACTCGCGTTGTTCGATCCCAAGCGGCACGGTCTCGCGCCCTTCGCGCAATTGCCGCATCTGCTTTTTCCAATCGTTGCGGACGTTGAAGAAACGCTCGCGCGCCTGAGGTATCTCGTCACGGAAATGGAACGGCGCGAACGCGACCCGCTCCACGTCACGCGCCCGCGCATCGTCGTTGTGATGGACGAACTCGCGGACGCGTTGCAGACTGGCGGCGCGCCACTTGAAGCGGCGCTCACACGACTCGTGCAACGCGGGCGCAGCGCGGGCGTGTCGGTGATCGCGTGTACGCAAAAACCGACCGCAAGCGCGGTGGGTACGCTCATCAAAGCGAATTTTCCGGTGCGGCTCGTCGGGCGCGTCGCGGGATCGGAAGACGCGCGCGTCGCGGCGGGTATCGGCGGGACGGGCGCGGAGAAACTCGCCGGGCGCGGCGACTTTATTTTGATCGCGGGCGGGCAAATGATTCGATTTCAAGCCGCGCAAATCAAAGCGGATCAAGTCGCGCGCAAAAGTATGTCCTATGTAACCGAGCCAGTCCGTGCGCCGATGCTCGGTCGCATGTTGGGTGGATTGCGGCGCGTGAAATGA
- a CDS encoding alpha/beta fold hydrolase, translated as MYYEIYGKGQPLILLHGGLGGIGMFAPILAALAENRQVVGVELQGHQHTADINRPLSFEQMADDIAGLIQHLGLEQTDILGYSLGGGVALQTTIRHPELVRKLALVSVPFRNEGWYPEVRASMKSMNEQAAKAMIGSPMHQAYINTAPNRDDWQTLVVKRGELIRQNYDWSKAVAALKTPTLIVVGDADAIRPAHTIEFFELLGGGKKDAGWDGSGMSNARLAILPGTTHYSIVFSPMLAPTVTSFLDAPLPKAE; from the coding sequence ATGTATTACGAAATTTATGGCAAAGGGCAGCCGTTGATTTTGCTTCACGGCGGTTTGGGCGGAATCGGTATGTTCGCTCCCATTCTGGCAGCCCTTGCCGAGAACCGGCAGGTCGTCGGCGTCGAACTGCAAGGACATCAGCATACGGCTGACATCAATCGTCCGTTGTCCTTCGAGCAAATGGCGGACGATATTGCCGGACTGATCCAACACCTCGGACTGGAACAGACAGACATCCTCGGCTATTCTCTGGGTGGCGGTGTCGCTCTGCAAACGACGATTCGACACCCAGAGTTGGTACGCAAGTTGGCGCTCGTCTCTGTCCCTTTTAGGAACGAGGGATGGTACCCCGAGGTACGCGCGAGTATGAAATCAATGAATGAACAAGCCGCCAAAGCCATGATCGGCTCCCCGATGCACCAGGCATATATCAACACCGCGCCCAACCGCGACGATTGGCAGACGTTGGTGGTCAAGAGGGGCGAGTTGATTCGACAGAACTATGATTGGTCGAAGGCAGTCGCGGCGCTCAAAACGCCCACGCTGATCGTGGTCGGCGATGCCGACGCGATTCGCCCCGCGCACACGATAGAATTTTTCGAACTGCTCGGCGGTGGCAAGAAGGATGCGGGCTGGGACGGATCGGGAATGTCGAACGCGCGCCTCGCGATCCTGCCTGGCACGACGCATTACAGCATCGTCTTTTCCCCGATGCTCGCGCCCACCGTCACGTCTTTCCTTGATGCGCCGCTGCCAAAAGCAGAGTAA
- a CDS encoding dihydrofolate reductase, with amino-acid sequence MRKLFSFNMVALDGFFEGPNQEIDWHNVDAEFNEFAIEQTSAMDTLLFGRVTYQLMASYWSTSDAIKNDPIVADLMNRLPKLVFSRTLDKAEWNNTRLIKDHIAEEISKLKQQPGKDLALFGSANLMSTLMQLDLIDEHRIMVNPVILGNGTPLFEKSKDKQNLKLVKTRTFGNGNVLLCYQPDRK; translated from the coding sequence ATGCGTAAACTATTTTCATTCAACATGGTTGCCCTCGATGGTTTCTTTGAGGGACCCAATCAGGAAATTGACTGGCATAACGTAGACGCGGAATTCAACGAATTTGCCATCGAACAGACAAGCGCAATGGACACGCTCTTATTCGGGCGCGTGACGTATCAACTCATGGCAAGTTATTGGTCCACCTCGGACGCGATCAAAAACGATCCCATCGTTGCCGACCTGATGAATCGTTTGCCCAAGCTTGTATTCTCGCGGACGCTCGACAAAGCCGAATGGAATAATACCAGGTTGATCAAAGATCATATCGCCGAAGAAATTTCGAAACTAAAACAACAGCCCGGCAAAGACCTCGCTCTGTTCGGCAGCGCCAACTTGATGTCAACGCTGATGCAGTTGGATTTGATTGACGAACATCGCATCATGGTGAACCCGGTGATCCTGGGCAACGGCACACCATTATTCGAAAAGTCAAAGGACAAACAAAATCTGAAACTGGTAAAAACCAGGACGTTCGGTAATGGAAACGTTTTACTCTGTTACCAGCCAGACAGAAAATAA